In Acinonyx jubatus isolate Ajub_Pintada_27869175 chromosome B3, VMU_Ajub_asm_v1.0, whole genome shotgun sequence, a genomic segment contains:
- the PIGH gene encoding phosphatidylinositol N-acetylglucosaminyltransferase subunit H isoform X1, translated as MEDEQSFSDICGGRLALQRRYYSPSCREFCISCPRLSLRSLTAVTCTVWLAAYGLFTLCENSIILSAAIFITLLGLLGYLHFVKIDQETLLIIDSLGIQMTSSYASGKESTTFIEMGKVKDVIINEGIYMQKVIYYLCILLKDPVEPHGISQVVPVFQSAKPRLDCLIEVYRSCQEVLAHQEATSASP; from the exons ATGGAAGATGAGCAGAGCTTCTCGGATATCTGTGGCGGCCGCCTGGCCCTGCAGCGCCGCTACTACTCCCCGTCCTGCCGAGAGTTCTGCATCAGCTGCCCTCGGCTGTCGTTGCGCTCGCTCACCGCTGTCACCTGCACGGTGTGGCTAGCGGCCTACGGACTCTTCACCCTCTGCGAG AACAGCATAATCCTCTCTGCTGCCATCTTCATCACCCTCTTAGGCCTGCTTGGTTACCTGCATTTTGTCAAGATTGATCAGGAGACCCTGTTAATCATAGATTCCCTTGGTATCCAGATGACCTCATCTTATGCTTCAGGCAAAGAAAGCACTACCTTCATTGAGATGGGCAAGGTGAAGGATGTTATCATCAATGAAGGTATTTACATG CAGAAGGTGATTTACTACCTCTGCATTTTATTGAAGGATCCGGTGGAACCACATGGGATATCCCAAGTAGTACCTGTCTTCCAG AGTGCCAAGCCCCGCCTGGACTGCTTGATTGAAGTGTACAGGAGCTGCCAGGAGGTCCTGGCGCACCAGGAAGCCACATCAGCAAGTCCATGA
- the PIGH gene encoding phosphatidylinositol N-acetylglucosaminyltransferase subunit H isoform X2: MEDEQSFSDICGGRLALQRRYYSPSCREFCISCPRLSLRSLTAVTCTVWLAAYGLFTLCENSIILSAAIFITLLGLLGYLHFVKIDQETLLIIDSLGIQMTSSYASGKESTTFIEMGKVKDVIINEGIYMKVIYYLCILLKDPVEPHGISQVVPVFQSAKPRLDCLIEVYRSCQEVLAHQEATSASP, from the exons ATGGAAGATGAGCAGAGCTTCTCGGATATCTGTGGCGGCCGCCTGGCCCTGCAGCGCCGCTACTACTCCCCGTCCTGCCGAGAGTTCTGCATCAGCTGCCCTCGGCTGTCGTTGCGCTCGCTCACCGCTGTCACCTGCACGGTGTGGCTAGCGGCCTACGGACTCTTCACCCTCTGCGAG AACAGCATAATCCTCTCTGCTGCCATCTTCATCACCCTCTTAGGCCTGCTTGGTTACCTGCATTTTGTCAAGATTGATCAGGAGACCCTGTTAATCATAGATTCCCTTGGTATCCAGATGACCTCATCTTATGCTTCAGGCAAAGAAAGCACTACCTTCATTGAGATGGGCAAGGTGAAGGATGTTATCATCAATGAAGGTATTTACATG AAGGTGATTTACTACCTCTGCATTTTATTGAAGGATCCGGTGGAACCACATGGGATATCCCAAGTAGTACCTGTCTTCCAG AGTGCCAAGCCCCGCCTGGACTGCTTGATTGAAGTGTACAGGAGCTGCCAGGAGGTCCTGGCGCACCAGGAAGCCACATCAGCAAGTCCATGA
- the PIGH gene encoding phosphatidylinositol N-acetylglucosaminyltransferase subunit H isoform X3 encodes MEDEQSFSDICGGRLALQRRYYSPSCREFCISCPRLSLRSLTAVTCTVWLAAYGLFTLCENSIILSAAIFITLLGLLGYLHFVKIDQETLLIIDSLGIQMTSSYASGKESTTFIEMGKVKDVIINEGIYMQKVIYYLCILLKDPVEPHGISQVVPVFQPVGCHLA; translated from the exons ATGGAAGATGAGCAGAGCTTCTCGGATATCTGTGGCGGCCGCCTGGCCCTGCAGCGCCGCTACTACTCCCCGTCCTGCCGAGAGTTCTGCATCAGCTGCCCTCGGCTGTCGTTGCGCTCGCTCACCGCTGTCACCTGCACGGTGTGGCTAGCGGCCTACGGACTCTTCACCCTCTGCGAG AACAGCATAATCCTCTCTGCTGCCATCTTCATCACCCTCTTAGGCCTGCTTGGTTACCTGCATTTTGTCAAGATTGATCAGGAGACCCTGTTAATCATAGATTCCCTTGGTATCCAGATGACCTCATCTTATGCTTCAGGCAAAGAAAGCACTACCTTCATTGAGATGGGCAAGGTGAAGGATGTTATCATCAATGAAGGTATTTACATG CAGAAGGTGATTTACTACCTCTGCATTTTATTGAAGGATCCGGTGGAACCACATGGGATATCCCAAGTAGTACCTGTCTTCCAG CCAGTAGGGTGCCATCTGGCCTGA
- the PIGH gene encoding phosphatidylinositol N-acetylglucosaminyltransferase subunit H isoform X4: MEDEQSFSDICGGRLALQRRYYSPSCREFCISCPRLSLRSLTAVTCTVWLAAYGLFTLCENSIILSAAIFITLLGLLGYLHFVKIDQETLLIIDSLGIQMTSSYASGKESTTFIEMGKVKDVIINEGIYMKVIYYLCILLKDPVEPHGISQVVPVFQPVGCHLA; encoded by the exons ATGGAAGATGAGCAGAGCTTCTCGGATATCTGTGGCGGCCGCCTGGCCCTGCAGCGCCGCTACTACTCCCCGTCCTGCCGAGAGTTCTGCATCAGCTGCCCTCGGCTGTCGTTGCGCTCGCTCACCGCTGTCACCTGCACGGTGTGGCTAGCGGCCTACGGACTCTTCACCCTCTGCGAG AACAGCATAATCCTCTCTGCTGCCATCTTCATCACCCTCTTAGGCCTGCTTGGTTACCTGCATTTTGTCAAGATTGATCAGGAGACCCTGTTAATCATAGATTCCCTTGGTATCCAGATGACCTCATCTTATGCTTCAGGCAAAGAAAGCACTACCTTCATTGAGATGGGCAAGGTGAAGGATGTTATCATCAATGAAGGTATTTACATG AAGGTGATTTACTACCTCTGCATTTTATTGAAGGATCCGGTGGAACCACATGGGATATCCCAAGTAGTACCTGTCTTCCAG CCAGTAGGGTGCCATCTGGCCTGA